One genomic window of Elusimicrobiota bacterium includes the following:
- a CDS encoding transposase: QNLKNLAQEGYQFIIGARIKNESEETKAEILKATQGMTDGDSFILKKDNATRLVVTYSEKRAKKDAANRERGLKKLRIQIKSGRLTKQSINNRGYNRFLTIRGEANVSIDEDKVKSDHHWDGLKGYMTNTELSAKEVAQNYVQLWQIENAFRISKTDLRVRPIHHYLRRRIEAHISIAFVAYAIYKELEYLLKKHGAAISVKRAAELTQNMYELEYALPGSGEIKRRVLKMDAEQEVVYDVIRKS; encoded by the coding sequence CAGAATCTTAAAAACCTGGCCCAAGAAGGCTATCAGTTTATCATCGGCGCGCGCATCAAAAATGAAAGCGAAGAAACCAAAGCCGAAATACTCAAGGCTACCCAGGGCATGACGGATGGAGACAGTTTTATTTTGAAAAAGGATAACGCAACCCGCTTGGTCGTGACCTATTCCGAGAAACGCGCTAAAAAGGACGCCGCCAACCGCGAACGGGGTCTTAAGAAATTACGCATTCAGATAAAATCAGGACGCTTAACCAAGCAAAGTATCAATAACCGCGGCTACAACCGTTTCTTAACCATCCGGGGAGAGGCCAACGTTTCTATTGACGAGGATAAAGTGAAATCGGACCACCACTGGGACGGCCTTAAAGGTTATATGACCAATACCGAGCTTTCAGCTAAAGAGGTGGCGCAAAACTATGTCCAATTGTGGCAGATCGAAAATGCCTTCCGTATTTCTAAAACGGACCTCAGAGTCCGCCCCATCCATCATTATTTAAGACGCAGAATCGAGGCGCATATCTCTATTGCTTTTGTCGCCTACGCTATTTACAAGGAACTGGAATATCTGCTCAAAAAGCATGGCGCTGCCATCAGCGTGAAACGAGCCGCCGAATTGACGCAGAATATGTATGAGTTGGAGTACGCTTTGCCTGGTTCCGGTGAAATCAAGAGGCGGGTGCTAAAAATGGATGCCGAGCAGGAAGTTGTCTATGACGTTATTCGTAAATCCTAG